A single window of Nicotiana sylvestris chromosome 5, ASM39365v2, whole genome shotgun sequence DNA harbors:
- the LOC138869120 gene encoding uncharacterized protein, with the protein MEFQVDDWVFLKVSPMKGVMRFGKKGKLSPRYPSIVMSVDDVHVTVQLSYEETPIAILDRHVQRLRTKDVPSVKVPWTNNNVEEMTWKFEEDMKSRYPYLFPPP; encoded by the exons ATGGAGTTTCAGGTTGACGActgggtattcctaaaggtatcaccgatgaaaggtgtcatgaggttcggaaagaaaggaaaacttagccctcg ATATCCTTCCATAGTCATGTCAGTTGATGATGTTCATGTCACAGTgcagctatcatatgaagaaactcccattgctatatTAGACAGACATGTTCAGAGATTGAGAACTAAAGATGTACCTTCGGTGAAAGTACCTTGGACAaataacaatgtggaagaaatgacttggaagttcgaggaagacatgaagtctagatatccctatttATTTCCTCCTCCATAA